Below is a genomic region from Acetomicrobium sp. S15 = DSM 107314.
CCCTCGAGGCATGCGGCAGCTTAGTAAAGACGGGACCCACGGGGACTAATGTGAATGATTTGACCATCCTGGTATGTCAGTAAAGGTTTGAATAGGGGTGATGTGAAATGAATGAAGTTCTCGATGTCATCAAGCGCAGAAGGAGCATCCGCAAGTATTTGCCGGATCAGATCAAGGATGAAGAGCTGAATATGATATTGGAGGCGGCAATCTTTGCCCCGAGCGGTCATAACGAGCAGCCGTGGCACTTTCTGGTCATCCAGAATAAAGAACTCATCGACCGTATGAGCGAGAAGGCAAAAGAGGCAATGATGCGTTCGGATATAGACTGGATTGTCAAGATAGGGCAAAATACGCGCCGTCACATCTTTCATAACGCCCCTACAGTAATAGTGGTTTCTGGCCGCAAGGGCTCGTATTCCGCTTTAGTGGACTGCTCTGCCGCCACGCAAAACATGCTTTTGGCTGCCGAGAGCCTTGGCATAGGAAGCTGTTGGATAGGCCTCGCCAATTTCTTCTTTCAACAGGAAGAAGAGGCAAAAAGGCTTTCCATCCCAGAGGGGTATGAGCCTTTTTATGCCGTCACGTTGGGCTATAAAGATCCTTCACATCAGTCCATAGCGCCCGAGCGGAAACGCGACGTCTTTGCCTACATTAGATGACGGACTTTCGGAGGCGAAGGAGGATGTCTACAGAGATTAAAATTACCGTAGGATCTGTGATTGTAAGGGTGAAATTGAATGATACAAAAGCCGCCAAGTCTATAAAGGAAGCGCTTCCTATAAAGAGCGAAGCTTCTACATGGGGTGATGAGGTTTATTTTTCTACGCCTGTCAAGGCCTCTCTTGAGGATGCCAAAGAGGTGGTGGAAATGGGTGACGTGGGTTACTGGCCGCCTGGCAAAGCTATCTGTCTATTTTTTGGCCCTACGCCTGCGAGTCGAGGTGATGAAATTCGCCCAGCCAGCCCCGTGGTAGTGGTAGGTAAAGTTATAGGTGACCCGACGGTTCTCAAGGCTGTGCGCGATGGTGATAGCGTAACCGTGGAACTCTCGGAATGAGCGCTGGCGAAAGACCTCGGCCAATTGTTTATGTATAATAAATGCTTTGGAGACCCCCTTGCGCAGACCTGGGGAGATTCGTATATTTTTTAGTTGTGATGAACGAACTTTAGAATCGCAGAGGATACTAAGGTAGGAGGGTGAGCGGTGATGAAGCGGATTTGTCTAGCCTTGACGTTGATAGTACTCTTGCTTGTTGTGCCACATTTTGCGTATTCCCAGGCAGTGGGCGAGGAGCCCTTTCAGTTATATGCGCCCTTTACGGGGGTTATCATAGGCGCAAAAGACAGAGCTACATTGGACGTGAAGCTCAAGAACATGACCGACAAGGGTCTGGACGTGAAGCTCGAACTCGAGAGGGACGAAAAGGCCGAAGGTTGGGAGGTGATGCTCTTAAACTCCGAGTGGAGCGGCTTCGGAGTGAGCAGCCTTCATCTCGGCACGGGCGATGAGGATAAAGAGGCGACGGTAAAACTCCGCATAAAGCCCGCCGAGGATGCCGCGGCAGGGGAGTATCGCTTCATCGTGAAAGCCTCTACGCTTGACGGCGCATTTTCCGAAACATTGCCCATCGTGGTTCAGCTCACCGGTGGCAAAGTGGCTGAGGAGAAAGTCAAGACAGATATCGAACTGGAGGCCAAATATCCTGCCGTTGAAGGCACGCCGGGAAGGGCGTTTAGCTACGAGATTTCCGTTAAAAACGCGGGCGGAGATGCCGTGGTTGTGGATTTGACGCTGAACCTGCCCGAGAAGTGGTCGGGTTACATAACGCCGCGATGGGAGTCCGAGAGGAGGATAAACTCCATCAAACTCGATGGCAGCGCTACGGAGCGCATCCTTCTAACCGTAACGCCCCCCATCGATGTAGAGAAGAAGGATTATCCCGTAAAGCTCATCGCTAAGACAGGTGACGTGGAGAAGGCGCTGGACCTCTCGGCGATTATAAAGGGAACTTACAGGCTTCAGATGGTGCCTGAGACTAATCGACTCAACTTCGATATGGTGGCGGGGGAAGAGAAGCGCCTGGTGCTCTATCTCTGGAACGAGGGATCTGCTCCCATCGAAAACATTTCTCTCTTGGCCAGCAAGCCAGAGGGGTGGGAAGTGAAATTTGAGCCGGAAAAGTTATCAAGTCTGGAGTCCCTTTTGGTCACGCAGAAACCGGAGCAGGTGACGGCTATTTTCAAGGCTCCCGAGCGCACCATCCCTGGCGATTATCAGGTGTCCGTTACGGCAGCTGGGGACCAGGATCAAAAGAGCTTGGACTTAAGAGCCACAGTAAAGGTCCCCACCAGCTGGGGGTGGGCTGGTATTGGCGTTATCGCGGCAGTTCTTTTGCTCCTGTTCGGTATTTTCATGAAGCTGAAGAGGCGATAGATCATGGAGTGGGTAGTTGAGGCCTCCGAACTCACCAAGCTCTACGACGGCTTCAAGGCTGTCGATGGTGTGAGTTTTTGCATAGCCAAAGGGGAGATTTTTGGTCTGTTGGGGCCCAATGGAGCCGGCAAAACGACCACGATACTTATGCTTTTGGGCCTCACAGAACCCACTTCTGGCACGGCAAGAGTTTACGGTTATAACTCTACCACTGAGCCCCTCCAGGTGAAGAGGGTAACCGGCTATCTCCCCGAGAATGTGGGCTTCTATGAAGAGCTGACGGCAGCGGAAAACCTCCTCTATATAGCCCGCTTAAATGGCATCAAAGGTGAGGAGGCCGAAAGGAAGATCGAAGAAGCCTTGGAGGTCGTCGGCCTATCCCACGTTAAAGATCAAGCGACGGGCACGTTCTCTAAGGGAATGAGGCAAAGGCTGGGCCTCGCCTCCGTGCTGATAAAAGATCCGAAACTCGTCATCTTGGATGAGCCCACCACGGGCATAGACCCAGAGGGAACAGAGCAGGTATTGAGACTCATTATGAAAATGGCTCACGAAATGGGCGTTACGGTGATGGTCTCTTCGCACCTGCTTTATCAGATGCAAAGGATCTGCGACCGGGTGGGGATCATGTTCAAAGGCAAGATGGTGGCTCAAGGGAGCATCGATGAGATAGGGGCTCAAGTTTTGGGCGAGAGGCAAGGGGTGATGAAGCTCACGTGCGATAACCTCGAGCCGTCATTGATGGAGAGGCTCAAGAGTAAAGAGGGCGTGTTCGATGTGAGCGCAAGCGGCATGGCAGTGGTGGTCAAGTTCGACGAAAGCCGTAAGGCCGACCTTGTCCGTGACGTCGTCAACGAAGGTTTCATTCCAATTGAGGTGAGAGGCAAGGAATATAGCCTTGAGGAGATCTATATGAGATATTTCCAGGAAGGGTGATGGCTCATGGGCGGAGCAGGAGCTGTGTTTTGGAAAGAGCTTACCGATTACTTGGGCAGCAAGCGCTTCCTAATAATATTTTTGATCATCGTGGCAGTCAGCCTCTTCTCTTCCTATGGGGCTACGGAAAGCCTATCGCCGGAGACCACGTATCCGGAGTATCTCTTCGTGATGCTCCTTTCATCCTCTGGAGGCGGGCTTCCGTCTTTTCTCTTCTTCATAAGCTTCTTCGGCCCGCTGATAGGAATAGTGTTGGGGTTTGATGCCATAAACTCCGAGCGCTCACGAGGCACGCTGAGCTTGCTCCTTTCACAGCCCATATATAGGGATGCCGTCATCAACGGTAAGTTCTTGGCGGGATTGGCCACTGTGGCCATCATGATAGCAAGCATCATCGTCATGATAACAGGGGTGAGCATCGGCAAATTAGGCGTCGTTCCCAATGGCCAAGAGGTGGCGAGGGTCGTCCTGTTCTTCCTGGCTTGCGTATTATACGTGGCCTTTTGGCTCAGCTTGGCAATTCTCTTTTCCCTCGTCTTCGCGAGGAGCTCCACATCAGCCCTCGTTTCG
It encodes:
- a CDS encoding ABC transporter permease, translating into MGGAGAVFWKELTDYLGSKRFLIIFLIIVAVSLFSSYGATESLSPETTYPEYLFVMLLSSSGGGLPSFLFFISFFGPLIGIVLGFDAINSERSRGTLSLLLSQPIYRDAVINGKFLAGLATVAIMIASIIVMITGVSIGKLGVVPNGQEVARVVLFFLACVLYVAFWLSLAILFSLVFARSSTSALVSIAVWIFLSFFIYMVAGVIADEMVPLTQQSAIEEIAKHEGIRSMIMRLSPSVLLEEISSAILNPSIRLFGIVMESQLKGLIVSPLSIGQSLMVVWPQFVALVALSIVCFAVSYVAFMRQEIRSI
- a CDS encoding COG1470 family protein gives rise to the protein MKRICLALTLIVLLLVVPHFAYSQAVGEEPFQLYAPFTGVIIGAKDRATLDVKLKNMTDKGLDVKLELERDEKAEGWEVMLLNSEWSGFGVSSLHLGTGDEDKEATVKLRIKPAEDAAAGEYRFIVKASTLDGAFSETLPIVVQLTGGKVAEEKVKTDIELEAKYPAVEGTPGRAFSYEISVKNAGGDAVVVDLTLNLPEKWSGYITPRWESERRINSIKLDGSATERILLTVTPPIDVEKKDYPVKLIAKTGDVEKALDLSAIIKGTYRLQMVPETNRLNFDMVAGEEKRLVLYLWNEGSAPIENISLLASKPEGWEVKFEPEKLSSLESLLVTQKPEQVTAIFKAPERTIPGDYQVSVTAAGDQDQKSLDLRATVKVPTSWGWAGIGVIAAVLLLLFGIFMKLKRR
- a CDS encoding ABC transporter ATP-binding protein, whose translation is MEWVVEASELTKLYDGFKAVDGVSFCIAKGEIFGLLGPNGAGKTTTILMLLGLTEPTSGTARVYGYNSTTEPLQVKRVTGYLPENVGFYEELTAAENLLYIARLNGIKGEEAERKIEEALEVVGLSHVKDQATGTFSKGMRQRLGLASVLIKDPKLVILDEPTTGIDPEGTEQVLRLIMKMAHEMGVTVMVSSHLLYQMQRICDRVGIMFKGKMVAQGSIDEIGAQVLGERQGVMKLTCDNLEPSLMERLKSKEGVFDVSASGMAVVVKFDESRKADLVRDVVNEGFIPIEVRGKEYSLEEIYMRYFQEG
- a CDS encoding cyclophilin-like fold protein; amino-acid sequence: MSTEIKITVGSVIVRVKLNDTKAAKSIKEALPIKSEASTWGDEVYFSTPVKASLEDAKEVVEMGDVGYWPPGKAICLFFGPTPASRGDEIRPASPVVVVGKVIGDPTVLKAVRDGDSVTVELSE
- a CDS encoding nitroreductase family protein, whose translation is MNEVLDVIKRRRSIRKYLPDQIKDEELNMILEAAIFAPSGHNEQPWHFLVIQNKELIDRMSEKAKEAMMRSDIDWIVKIGQNTRRHIFHNAPTVIVVSGRKGSYSALVDCSAATQNMLLAAESLGIGSCWIGLANFFFQQEEEAKRLSIPEGYEPFYAVTLGYKDPSHQSIAPERKRDVFAYIR